DNA from Chitinophaga pendula:
TTATTCGCATCATGCCAAAGGTCGAACGGGAAGAGTTTCTCAATGTCGGTGTGATCCTGTATTGCCAGAAAATAAAATTCCTGCAGGTATTGTTCACAGTAGATGAACGACGACTTAGCATCTTTGCAGAACAACTCGATATCGCTGAAATAACCGCCTATCTCAACGCATTCGAACAAATAGCATTGGGAAGCCCAGCCGGTGGTCCTATCGGTAAACTGGACGTCCCGACCCGCTTCCGATGGCTCACCGCCACCAGAAGCACCGTCATACAAACATCCAAAGTACATACCGGCTTCTGCAACGATCCCCTGCAAGCATTAATCCGCTTGCATGCACAATTAGTATTATAAAAACAACGTTATTAACAACCACTATGACACCCAAAAAATGGTACCTGTTGCCATTGGCAACCATCCTGTTCGCATGCGGCGGTAAAACGGACTCCCCCGAACCTAAAAAAGAAGCAAGCAGCTGGACAGTAGGCAACTACGTATATAACAGTTTCCTGTCCGCACAATCCAAATCGTACGATGGACCACATCCCTATCTGATCTTCAACTCGTATACCATCCCCTCAAATGAATATGACTACGCAGGATTTACCGGTAGTAATATAACCGTGAAATTCTATACCAACAATGGAACCGGTCCCTTCACACTCACCTCCGCCGAAGAACTCGAAGCCAGACCCACGGAAAAATTTATTACAATCACCTGCAATATCGGAACAAGCGCTCCACGGGGCGAAGCCGTATACCAACCGACTATCAACACCGGCGCCATAGTAATAGTCACGAAAGATAATAACGGAGATTACAAATTCAATATGCTCACCAAAGCAACAATAGTAAAAACAGGAGAGATAGAGGGGGGAATACCTGGAGCCGCGGCTACCTACGATTTTATACTGACGAATGCCCGGTAAATACCAGGCATTCGCAATTGATAACTTAACTGGGTTTCACTTCCCGCGTAGGTAACTGAAACCATTCTTTCGCATATGGCTTCAGCAATTCATTGGAAGCAGCAGGCCCCCAACTGCCGGATTTGTATTGGAACAGATTCTTCTCTGGATATTTTTTCCAGGCATCCAGTATTGGCATCACCACCTTCCAGGCCGCTTCTACCTGGTCAGCACGCATAAACAAGGTCGCATCCCCATGCAGCACATCCAGCAACAAAGCCTCGTATGCCTCCGGTAATGTCTGCTTATAAGCTTCCTGGTATGTAAAGTCCATCTCCACAGGTAATAACCGCATTTGCGGACCCGGTACCTTACTTTCAAATAACAGGCTGATCTCCAACTCAGGCTGAATACTAATGATCAGCCGGTTCGGAACAATATCATCCTTGAATATCTTATGAGGGGAATCCTTGAACTGGATCACGATCACCGACGCCTGCCGCTGCATGTTTTTACCTGTCCGCAAAAAGAAAGGAACCCCTCTCCAACGGTCATTGTCAATATGAATTTTCAATGCCGTAAAAGTCTCCGTATGCGAGTGCCGTGATACCTGCTCCTCCTTACGATAACCAACCCTGGACTCTCCTCCCACAACACCGGAAGTATATTGCGCACGAACTACATTTTTGAACACCTGCTGGGTCGTAAACGGACGTATACTCTTTAGCACTTTCGTCTTCGCATCCCGTATCAGCTCCGCCTTATAAGCCTTAGGGCACTCCATTCCCACTTCACACAACAGCTGTAACAGGTGGTTCTGTATCATATCCCGTAATGCACCGCTACTGTCATAGTAACCTCCCCGTTTACCCACACTCACCTGCTCCGCAACACTGATTTGGATATGATCAATGTATTGCCGGTTCCACAAAGGCTCAAATACATAGTTGGCAAACCGGAATGCCATAATGTTCTGCACCGTCTCCTTACCCAGGTAATGATCTATACGGTAGATCTGCTTCTCGGAAAAACGCTTGCCCAGGTATTTATTCAACTTCTTGGCAGTATCCAGATCCGTACCAAACGGCTTCTCTACCACAATGCGATCCAAAAATTCATCTTTACACAGCTGATGCTGATATAACGCCTCCGCAATAACCTCTATAAAACGTGGCGCAGTGGCGAAATAAAATAAACGGATCGCCCGGCTACCAAAAGCTTTATCTGCCGCCACTAACCGGTCCTTTAAAGATTGATAAGTATCCGCCTGCTTGAAATCTCCTTGCACATAAATAATACGCCGGGCAAAGGCATCCCACTGATCAGGATCGGCTTTCCCGCTACGACTAAATGCCGCAATGCCATCGGCTAACTCCTGCTTAAAAACAACATCCTCCACCGCCAGAAAATCAACACAGTAAATGTTGAAATCCGGCGGCAGATGATGATCTATAAAAAGATTGTAAAGGGCAGGTATCAACTTGCGATTCGTCAGGTCTCCTTTCGCTCCGAAAATGGTAATATTGGCTGGGTGATTAGTCTTCAGTTTCATGTAGTTGAAATTAGACCATTTTCAGCACAAATTTGAACAGGAATGACAACTGTATCAATCTTTTAACATGCTTTTTACGATCGAAGCAAATACTGACCCGTCAGCGACTGAGGCGCCTGCAACAGGTCCCGTGGTGTACCCTCGAAAATCACCTGCCCCCCCTTATGCCCGCCTTCCGGCCCCATATCGATGATCCAGTCCGCATTACGGATCACATCCAGGTTATGTTCGATCACGATCACCGTATTACCGCCATCCACCAACCGGTTCATAATACGCAGCAACTGCCCCGTATCCGACATATGTAATCCCGTCGTCGGCTCATCCATGACATATACACTCCCTTGCTTATGCAGCTCACTGGCCAACTTCAGCCGCTGACACTCCCCTCCCGATAAAGTACTGAGTGGCTGCCCCAGCGTCAGATAGTCCAACCCTACATCATACAACGCCTGCAACTTCGCCCGCAGATCCTTCTTCTCAAAAAATGTCACCGCCGCCGATACCGACATCGCCAGTACATCACTGATCGATTTACCGTGTAGCCGATACCCCAATACCTCCTCCTCGAAGCGCTGCCCATTACATACCTCGCAAGGCGTCCGGATCGTCTCCATAAAGGCAAAATCCGTCAATATCACCCCCAATCCATTACAGGCCTTACAAGCCCCCTTGGAATTAAAACTGAATAAAGAAGCACTCACCTTATTGGCAGCACCAAACAATTGCCGCACCGTATCCATAATACCCGTATATGTCGCCGGGTTCGAACGGCTGGAAGCACCCACCGCCGACTGGTCAATAACAATAGCATCCCCATGCTGCTGCAGGAACACCCGGTTGATCAGCGTGCTCTTACCCGAACCAGCCACACCCGTCACCACCGTCAACACACCAGTAGGTATTTGTACCGATACCGATTTCAGGTTATGTAAAGAACTTTTGCTGACCGGAATATAACCCTGATGCGGTCGCACCGTATCCTTGATAGGTTGCTGATGTTGCATGAACCGCCCCGTCAAAGTCCCCGATGCCAGCAACCCCTGATAATCCCCTTCATAAACGATCTGCCCGCCGTGTATACCTGCCCTGGGCCCCACATCCACAATATGATCTGCCACCTTGATCACATCCGGATCATGCTCGACAACAATAACCGTATTGCCCTTGTCGCGCAGCTTCTGCAATAACTCGTTCAGCCGGTGAACATCCCTGGGATGTAATCCCACACTCGGCTCGTCAAAAATGTAGATCACATCCGTCAGGCTGCTGCTCAGATGCCTCACCATCTTCACCCGCTGCGACTCACCCCCGGACAACGTAGTCGTCTCCCTGTCAAGACTCACATAATCCAATCCGATATCAATAAGATGCTGCAGATGCTCTTTGATACTACCCACAATATGTATCGCCAACGGATCAGCTATATCCCCGATTACCGTTATCAGCTCATCCACCTGCATCGCCATCATATCCGCTATATTATACCCCTTGATACGACAGTTCAATACCGCCGGATTATACCTGCTCCCTCCACAGGCATCACAGGTCACACTCGTAATGAACGACTGTACCTTTTTCTGCGTGGTCGTAGACATATCCCCTTCCTTCTTGATATACAACCGGTCAAATTTGTCGAGAAGACCTTCATAGGTCATATTCATCGGCCCCGTCGGCGTATCAATACTCGACTTAGCCTTACCCCGCAATAGCTGATGCCACTCCTCCGGCGTATAATCTGTTAGTGGCTTGTCCGCATCGAAAAAGCCAGAGAAAACATAACTCTTCCAATACCAGGTGCCCACCGCAAAAATGGGGAACAGAATAGCCCCTTCGTTCAACGACTTACTGCGATCCAGGAACTTCTCCAGGTCCAACCCCACTTTTTTACCAATACCCTCACATGCCGGACACATCCCGCCAGGATCGTTGAAAGAAAATACATTCATCGTTCCCGTCGCCGGCTCCCCAATCCGGGAAAACAATACCCGGAACAACGGATTGATATCCGTGATCGTACCCAGTGTAGAACGCGAGTTCCCACCAAGCCGCTTCTGGTCCACAATAATCGCTGTAGACACATTCCTGATAGCATCCGCCGCAGGCTGCGCATACTTGGGTAAAAATCCCCGGATAAAAGCAGAAAAAGTCTCGTTCAGCTGCCGCTGGGCTTCCGTCGCAATCGTGTCAAATACAATAGACGATTTGCCAGAACCCGATACCCCGGTAAATATGTTGATCTTCTTCTTCGGAATACGGAGCGAAACATGCTTGAGATTGTTCTCCCTCGCTCCTTCAATGATGATATGATCTGAATACATAAGCTGGAAAAGCGGATTTTAATGGTGAATGTGTTGGGTTGGAGGGGCACAAATTTGAATAATAAAAGCAAAAGGAAGGGTATCCGCGGCGGATTAATTAATATCCGTAACGGATAACCTTCCGGTAAAAAAGGTCGCCTCAGTAATTAATGCACACCATACAGGTATTGCAACGCCTTAATATCATTGGCGTTAAATGGCCGTACCACCCCAAAGTTTATACAGGCCAGCATCCAGCTGTCAGCATCTTCCGTCGCAGGCGTACCGGGAATAGCAACGGCACCCACACCAGCCTGACCCTCATCCGGCAATAACGTATAGCCGCAACTGTAATCCCGGTTGAAATAATCCGTATGACGGAACCCTATCGTATGTCCCAGCTCATGCGCAATCACCGTAGCCAGATGATCCTCCGGTGGCGTAATGCCCAGCCCGCCGGTATCCGTATTCAGTTGTATCAGACCCGCCGGCTGCCCCGCATTCGTCGGAAATCCCGCCGATCGTCCCAGGTTACCGGCGCCTAAATTGAAGTGCTCGATTACAATGTCCCCTCCACTCGCCACACGCTTGAACTTCAGCAAGAGGTTCAATGAATTATATCGGTCGATCGCCTTATCGGCCGCACTGGCATAAGCCGCAGGTAGATTACGCAACGACACCGTAATGACCCTCGGTAAACCCGTGATCAGAAAACTGGTCCGGTACTGCTCCACACCCGCCACACGCAACACAGGCGAAGGAGTAACCGGAATAGATAATAACTCCGGAAGGAAAATATCTCCTTCCACCACATAACCACCAGGCACACGGCGTACCTGCTGCGTACTGAACCCCGATTGACGGAGCCGCTGTAAAACAGCCGCAGGAATAACAGCGTCCTCCGCCTCATGGGATATAGACACCGCCTTATAACACGAACTTAAACTCAACAGATAAATAAACAGGGATAGGCATAACAGACAAGCAAGGGATCTCATACGAAAGGATTTAAGGTGAGTGAAAACAGGTATATTGAATAGATATAACAGCGACCTATAATCAATACGCAAAAAAGCCTACAAATATTATGGAGTAATAGGACAGAAAAAGAAGAGGTTTCTACCAGTTTTCCGGTACTGACCGCAAACCTGCACATCAAAAAATAGTTATAATCAGGGATTGTACATCCTCCCAATTGGGAATAAATTTGCCTATATCCTTTATGAAAAGGAAACAGCTAAACAAACTAGAGTAACGAACATATAGGTTCAACCGCATTCGTAGCAAGCCAGTATGTTAACTCGGAAAACACCTGTTGTATGCGTAACTAAGACCAGTAGCAGCCAGTATTCCATCGTGTAAAAGAGAACACCGCCCTGTATCATCATTTACACCCGGAAAATAACAACAGCAAACGAACAATAGGAAAAACGTGGTGGGGACCACAAAAGGCAACAATACAGAAGTATAATGAGCTAGGATCTACCAAGAGGACTAATGAAAAGTCCTGTTTATCCCTGTATAACTATCTGGACAATAAGATGATATACAGGCTGTAACCCGGTTTTTTAAACAACTATACATATGCCGGTGGCAGAAGGAATTCACCATTGCCATCATAAAATACTGTGGGGCCGGCTAATGGTCTGCTTGATGTATAACAGGCGATCACCAGGTCGTGAAAACGGCCAGTGTAATACCGCTTGGCGGAGTGGCATTACATACGGCGGTAGTCTGATAGGTACCATGTAATCAGGCTTTTGCCGGTTCCCACTTTTATCTGGAATAAATACAGCACAAGATATTCTTTGGGGCGATACTAGATAGACAGGATTACACACATGATCTTTGGATGTCCGAAGACAAAGCGAATAGATATTCCGGTGATGATATCAAGGTTGAGCAGAACCATAATCATTGGCCGGCTCTTATTATCTCTCACAGATGATAAGGTTGATTCCCCCCTCCCTCCGTCGAATAAGTCCTACAGGAGATTATACTCCCCTGCAAGTTTGATCACAGAGGTCATACTGTTTACCTTGAACTTTTCCATCAGGTTCTTCCGGTGGCTCTCCACCGTATGACTACTGATGAACAATTTCTCGGCAATCTGTGCCGTCGTATACCCCTTACCCACCAATTGCAATATCTCTTTCTCCCGCCTGGTAATACGCGGTACCTCCGGTAACGCAGAATCTTCCGTTTTTTCCAGTACCTCCCGGGTCTTGCTACACAGGTATAAATGACCATCGCATACCTGTTGGATCGCATCAATGATCTCATGACTCACCGCATTCTTTAACACATACCCATTCACACCACTTTGCAACATACTCTTGATCACCGGCTGTTCATTATGCACGCTCAATGCAATAATATAAAGCTCCTTGTTCCTCTTCCGGATCTGCTTACAAAGATCCAACCCGTTCATATCCGGCAGATTGATATCCAACAATAGTACATCCGGTTGTAAAGTCTCCAGCGCTTTCAACGTATTGGCGCCGTTGTCATAATCGCCCGTTACCGTAATGTTGGCGGTAGTGTTCAGAAGATTACGCAAACCTTCTCGTACAATAGGATGGTCATCAGTAATTATAACCTGGATCATAGTAGTGGTTTTGTGCCTGAGGCCAGATAATAGGGCGCCTGCAGGTTAAATATTAAATATCCGCATAGCTGGGTTAACTGTTACGCAGATGGGCCGGGCGTCTCTTCCGGATATAAGGATGGTACAGGATCACTTTGCCAGAGCATACCACTGTCCACATCCATCGCACTGATCCGCCCGTCATATCCCGCACCCGTATCTATATTCCAGACATTACAGGCTTTCATCGGTACCGCCTCGCCGTATTGAAGGGTAGGGGTGTGGCCAATATAGATCTCCTTATAGCGCTTTAGCCGCCGGGGATATAAAATAGGCGTCTTCAATACCCGCTTATGCAACGTCATCGCCGATTGCCACAGGCTCCGGTCCCAGTAAAGAGCCGCTACATTAGGCTCCTCCTCAGGGCCTTTCTTCGCCGTAAAACCACCGTGCACAAAAAGCCGCTCACCTTGCCCTTCGTAATAATTGAACATCCGGGCAAAAAAAGCAGTATGCGTCTCCAAACGGGAAGCCGGAATAGCCATATAACTTTCCAACGTCGAATGTCCTCCTTGCAATAGCCAAGCAGCAGAAGGCTGCGCCGTCTCCAACCACCCCTGACACCAGGCATCGTGGTTACCCCGGATAAAAGTACAGGCATAACGCTCTTCCAATGCTAATAAGTACTCAATCACCTGCGCCGAATCCGGCCACCGATCCACATAGTCTCCCAGGAAGATCAAATGATCACCCGGTTGAAGAGAAATGCGGGAAAGCAACTGTTCCAATGCGCGCAATGCTCCGTGTATGTCCCCTATTACAATGGTGCGGTTCGGTCCCATAACAGGCACCAATATTACGCAAACCGCTTTATATATAGTTCAAAATTATCCGTATACACAATACCCTTCCCACACCCTCTCAAACATACCCTTCCGCACACCCCTCTCGCACCACTCTCCCTCGCACCTCACCACCTCCCCCATTTATAACAAAAAGATTATTTTTAAGTGAATGATCATTCACTTATCTTTGTGTCCGCAATGAGAACCAGGGACGAAAATAAAGAACAGGCCATCCGCAATAAAGCCATTGAAATTATCGTAAAAGATGGCCTCGACGGACTCAGCATGCAAAAACTGGCCAAAGCCGCTGGCGTCTCTCCTGCTACGATTTATATCTACTATAAAGACCGGGAAGATCTTATCATCCAGCTGGGCTTAGAAGCCAGCACCGCACTCCTTACCAGCAGCCTGAAAAACTTTAGCCCGGAAATGCCATTCGAAGAAGGCCTGAAAGTACAATGGCGCAACAGAGCCGATTACTTCCTGAAAAACCCGATGCAGGTAGAGTTCATAGAACAACTAAGATACTCGCCACTATACCCGAAGGTCATGAACGCGCTGATAGCCACCTTCGGAGAAATCATGGGAAAGTTCGTCAACAACGCCATCAAACGCAAAGAATTAGTCACACTGCCTTTCGAAGTATATTGGTCAGTAGCCTTCGCACCGCTCTACCAATTGATTAAGTTCCATACGCAGGGAAAAAGCTACGCCAACAGAACCTTCACTATGACAGACAAAGTCATGATGCAAACATTACAACTGGTCCTGAAAGCATTAAGACCGTAATATTTTTTCTATGAGCAATACTAAATGAACATTCATTTTTAGCACACGCTAAAATAATTACAACAGGAAACCATCACCCACATCCGAAACTTGATCAATATGACAAGCACAGCTACTGAAGTATTGATTTTTAAGACAAATCTCCACTGCACCTATGCAGTCAAAAATGTCGCCCCACTGCTGGATACCGATCAGCGTATCATCCGCTGGAGTGTCGATTGCGAAGACACTGATAAAGTGCTCCGCATCGTCACCAACGGCCTGCAAGTGAACGATGTGATCACTTTACTGACGAACGCAGGCTACCACTGCGAAGAATTACCAGATTAATTTAAGTGCCAACACAAAGAACGATGACAACGACCAACACATCAACACCTGGTAAGGTGTTCTCCGGCTATGACGCCTTTATCATTGCCATACTCGCACTGCTGCAATTTACCATCGTACTGGACTTTATGGTGCTCTCGCCACTAGGCGCCATCCTCATGAAGGAAATGCACATCACCACCACCCAGTTCGGATACGTAGTATCCGCGTATGCTTTCAGTGCTGGCGCCTCCGGCCTCCTCGCCGCCGGTTTCGCAGACAAATTCGATCGCAAAAAACTGCTACTCTTCTTCTATGGCGGCTTTATGCTCGGTACCCTCTGCTGCGCCATCGCCCCTAACTTTCACTTCCTGCTCATCGCACGCGTCATCACCGGCATCTTCGGCGGTGTCATCGGCTCCGTAAGCATGGCTATTATCACCGACCTGTTCCGAATGGAAGTACGCGGCCGCGTCATGGGATTCGTACAAATGTCCTTCTCTGCTAGCCAGATCCTGGGCCTACCTATAGGCCTCATCCTGGCCGATCACTTCGGATGGCATGCCCCCTTCTCCATGATCGTCGGATTCGGCGTCGTACTAGGCCTCGTAATCATGATCTACATGAAACCAATAGCCGGCCACCTCGCTATCAAACAGGAAAAGAATGCCTTCCACCACCTGGCATCTACCCTCACCGAACCAAGCTACCTCATGGCATTCCTCGCTACCACCCTCATCGCCACCGGTGGTTACATGCTCATGCCATTCGCCAGCACCTTCGCCATCAACAACCTCGGCCTGAAATGGGACCAGCTCTCCATCCTCTACGGTATGACAGGTCTGGCAGCTCTCCTATTCGGCCCCCTCACCGGTAAACTTAGCGACAGGATCGGCAAATACCCCGTCTTCTGCATCGGCACCGGCGCCGCCATCCTCATGCTGGCCATCTATGGCAACCTCGGCATCACCCCCTTGTCCATCGTAGTCGCCATCAACATGGTCATGTTCGTAGCCGTCACCGCCCGCGTAATCGCCTCCTCCGCCCTCATGACCGCCATCCCCCGCCCACAGGACAGAGGAGCATTCATGAGCATCAACTCCGCCGTACAACAAATATCCGGCGGCATCGGTTCCGTAGTAGCCGGCTTCATTGTCTTCCAGGACGCAACCGGCAAACTCGTACATTACGATACCTTGTGTTACGTAGTGATCGGCGCCATGCTGGTAATGCTGGTACTGATGTATCAGGTAAACCAGATCGCCAGCCGAAAACAACAAGAGGACGCCCAACAGGCACAAAAAAGTGTATTAGCATAAACACAGATACAACACTTAAAAGACAAGGCCCCGCCACCGGTTCTCATACCGGCAGCAGGGCCTTGATAATTTACCGCTATAGCTCACGTCCACCTTTCCCATAGTTCTCCTATATCATTCCTATAGCTCACGTCCACCTTTCCTATAGTTCTCCTATATCATTCCTATAGCTTACGTCCACCTTTCCCATAGTTCTCCTATATCATTCCTATAGCTTACGTCCACCTCCGATGTCATGAAAATAGACCTGCCCGATCTGTTTACGTTGCATAAAACCAGGTAATAATGATAACAACCCCTTAGCCAGGCTTTTCTGCCATCCGCCTTTATTCACTATCTGGTTAATAGACCACGACGTATTACAGATATAAGTCGTCCGGTCTTTGCGCAATTGCTGAAAACGGACAAAGGCTGCCTGTGGCGACTTCTCCTCCTCCAGACATTGCGCCAGTACATAAGCATCCTCTACCGCCTGACAAGCACCTTGGCCCAGGTTGGGCGTAGTAGCATGCGCCGCATCCCCCAGCAATACCGCCCGGCCATCATACCACTGACCTATAGGTGCCAGGTCATAACAGTCACTGCGGATAATATGCGCCGGATGCACCGCCGCTATCAACCGGTGGAAAGCATCCGGGAACGATTGGCAAATGCCGGAAAGATAGTCCTTGACCGTAGCCGGATCATCCTTACCGCCCGCTGGCTCATAATGCGTGATATAACAATACAACTCCTCCCGGTTGACCGGCACATAAGCCGCCCGCAACCCCTTCTCCTGCCCCCACATCTCACACAGATCAGCCGGCCGGATGAAGGAAGACGCCCCGGGTACAATAAATCGCCAGCACACCTGCCCCGAATACCGTGGCCGCACCTCCGGATGTAACTGCTGCCGCCCCCTGGAATGCACCCCGTCCGCACAGATCAGAAAACCCCCTCGCTCACTGCTGCCGTCCTCAAAATAAACCGTTACCCCCTCCTCGTCCTGCACATAAGATTGAAAACGTTTACTAGTACAGATAATACCATCTTCCACCTGAGACAACAACACCTCCAGCAACTTACCGCGGTGTATCGAAATGATCCCATGCCCCGTTCGCTGTTTGATATAGGAAACAGGAATACTGGTAAGCACCCGCTCCCGGTGATCCGTAATAACCGCATCTGCTACATCATGCCCAGCCTCCGCAATAGCATCCGCTAACCCCAGCTCCGCCAGTAACACCAACGCATTAGACGCGATGTTCAGACCAGACCCTATCCCCAACAAAGCCGGCGCCTGCTCATATAAGGTCACCGGAATACCCCGCCGCGTCAATGCGATCGCTGTCGTCAACCCGCCTATACCTCCGCCTATAATTATACCGCCTTTGATCATAATTATTGATTTAGTACAAATGTACTAAGCTGAAAAGGGATTTAGTACATTTGTACTATTCTTTTTTTTTGTTTGTACTTTTATACCAATTTTGACCGCATGAATACAAAAGAAAAGATCATCGCTACCTCATTAGCACTTTTCAATGAACAGGGTATCGACAGCATCACCATCCGCCATATCGCAAAGGAAATGGGGATCAGTCATGGTAACATCCAATATTATTATAAAAACAACAACGAGATCATCCTGGCGCTCTACCAGCAACTGGCTGCTCAATTCAGTGCCATGATTAACACCATGGAGCCCGGTAGTCAAATGGAACTGGCCACCTTCCGCGCCTCCGTAAAATATTCCTTCCAGTTAATGTATGAATACCGCTTCCTACTCCTCCACTTCGTAGAAGTAGTCCGAAGGGTCCCAGAAGTAAGAGAAAGCTACCGTGAACTCTCCCGCCAGCGCGAAATA
Protein-coding regions in this window:
- a CDS encoding FAD-dependent monooxygenase codes for the protein MIKGGIIIGGGIGGLTTAIALTRRGIPVTLYEQAPALLGIGSGLNIASNALVLLAELGLADAIAEAGHDVADAVITDHRERVLTSIPVSYIKQRTGHGIISIHRGKLLEVLLSQVEDGIICTSKRFQSYVQDEEGVTVYFEDGSSERGGFLICADGVHSRGRQQLHPEVRPRYSGQVCWRFIVPGASSFIRPADLCEMWGQEKGLRAAYVPVNREELYCYITHYEPAGGKDDPATVKDYLSGICQSFPDAFHRLIAAVHPAHIIRSDCYDLAPIGQWYDGRAVLLGDAAHATTPNLGQGACQAVEDAYVLAQCLEEEKSPQAAFVRFQQLRKDRTTYICNTSWSINQIVNKGGWQKSLAKGLLSLLPGFMQRKQIGQVYFHDIGGGRKL
- a CDS encoding TetR/AcrR family transcriptional regulator, encoding MNTKEKIIATSLALFNEQGIDSITIRHIAKEMGISHGNIQYYYKNNNEIILALYQQLAAQFSAMINTMEPGSQMELATFRASVKYSFQLMYEYRFLLLHFVEVVRRVPEVRESYRELSRQREIQFQLIFKQFVEQKVFRADIPDEIWSSLSKQLFIMADGWLSTNAITGNLKGEEAIALYERVFWHQFFPLLTTKGIRQYQACS